The genomic stretch ATAATTTCTGAAATTAATAACAAAACGAAAGTTTACTTTTATCCAATAACTGGTAGAACTCACCAGTTAAGAGTTCATGCGGCTCATAAAAACGGATTAAACACGCCTATTGTGGGGGATGATCTTTATGGAAACAAACAAAATAGATTGCATTTACATGCAGAATTTATAGAGTTTAATCATCCTGTAACTCTTAAAAGAATGAGCTTAAAAGTTGATGCCGATTTTTAAATGAACTTTATTCTTTTTTTAAATTTTCTATAAAGCTTTCAACAGAAAGAGCATTATCAACAGAAAAATCTCCAATTTTAGTTCTTCTTAATACTGATAAATGTGCACCAGAATTTAAAGCCTTTCCGTAATCAAAAGCTAAAGACCTTATATAAGTTCCTTTACTACAAACGATTCTAAATTCTACTTCTGGTAAATTTACTTTTGTTATTTCAAATTCTGAAACCGTAACAGTTCTTGCTTTAATTTCTGTTGTTTCTCCTTTTCTAGCCAATTCATACAAACGTTTTCCGTCTTTTTTAATTGCAGAAAAAATAGGTGGTTTTTGCTGAATTTCGCCAACAAATTGCTTTGTAGTTTCGTGCAATAAATCTTCTGTAATATGTGCTGTAGAAAATGTTTTATCGATTTCTGTTTCTAAATCGTAACTAGGTGTTGTTGCACCAATTGTAAAAGTACCTGTATACTCTTTAATTTGCCCTTGATATGTATCTATTTGCTTGGTTTGTTTACCTGTACAAATAATAAGCAAACCCGTTGCTAAAGGATCTAAAGTACCAGCATG from Polaribacter marinaquae encodes the following:
- the truB gene encoding tRNA pseudouridine(55) synthase TruB, with protein sequence MTEEDYKNGQVLLIDKPLTWTSFQVVNKLRWEIRQRFNIKKIKVGHAGTLDPLATGLLIICTGKQTKQIDTYQGQIKEYTGTFTIGATTPSYDLETEIDKTFSTAHITEDLLHETTKQFVGEIQQKPPIFSAIKKDGKRLYELARKGETTEIKARTVTVSEFEITKVNLPEVEFRIVCSKGTYIRSLAFDYGKALNSGAHLSVLRRTKIGDFSVDNALSVESFIENLKKE